One segment of Primulina tabacum isolate GXHZ01 chromosome 14, ASM2559414v2, whole genome shotgun sequence DNA contains the following:
- the LOC142523755 gene encoding basic leucine zipper 43-like, translating into MDLLAHENSPNFHLAMQTNLTPFDHHFNKFLTRFQNHQTSLLMQELVPNSSSVSNKSTSDDADENQFSSSSSIIFDERKRRRMISNRESARRSRMRKQRHLDELWSQILLLRTENNNLMDKLNLVSESHDRVLQENVKLKEEAMDLREIVTELQICNSYSIFRDLEDIPL; encoded by the coding sequence ATGGATCTTTTGGCTCATGAAAACTCCCCAAACTTCCACTTGGCAATGCAAACCAACTTAACACCATTTGATCATCACTTCAACAAATTCTTAACCCGCTTCCAGAATCATCAAACGTCTCTCCTGATGCAAGAACTCGTCCCGAACTCTTCATCCGTCAGCAATAAATCAACCTCTGATGATGCTGATGAAAACCagttcagcagcagcagcagcatcatCTTTGATGAAAGAAAGAGGAGAAGAATGATATCGAATAGGGAATCCGCCAGACGATCAAGAATGCGCAAACAGCGGCACCTCGACGAACTTTGGTCCCAAATTCTTCTCCTCAGAACCGAAAATAACAATCTTATGGATAAATTGAACCTTGTGTCTGAAAGTCATGATAGAGTTCTTCAAGAAAATGTGAAGCTAAAGGAGGAAGCTATGGATCTTCGAGAAATCGTGACCGAACTACAAATTTGCAATTCTTACTCCATTTTCAGAGatcttgaagacatcccattgTAA